The Haloarchaeobius litoreus DNA window AAGATACACGACCTGCCCGAGTCCGACGGGAGCGGCGACCGTTCGAAGCGACAGCGCCGGCGCGAGCGGGTCGACGAACTCATCGAGGCGGTCGGCCTGGAGGTCGACCAGCGCGACCGCTATCCGCACGAGCTCTCCGGTGGGCAGCGCCAGCGCGTCGGCATCGCCCGCGCACTCGCGGTGGACCCGGACTTCATCGTCGCCGACGAGCCGGTGTCGGCGCTCGACGTGAGCGTGCAGGCACAGATACTCAACCTGCTGGAGGACCTCCAGGAGGAGTTCGGGCTGACGTACCTGTTCATCGCACACGACCTGAGCGTCGTCCGCCACATCTCCGACCGCGTCGCGGTGATGTACCTCGGGAAGGTGGTCGAGGTCGCGGAAACGGACGAGCTGTTCGACGACCCACAGCACCCCTACACCGAGGCGCTGCTCTCGTCGATACCCGTCGCCGACCCGTTCGCGGAGACCGACGACCGGATACTCCTGTCCGGGAGCGTCCCTAGCCCCATCGACCCGCCGAGCGGCTGTCGGTTCCGGACGCGGTGTCCGAAGGTCATCCCACCCGAGGACCTCGACATCGAGCAGGCGACGTTCCGCGAGCTGATGGACTACCGCCAGCAGGTCGCCGAGGGGAGCGTCCCGGTCCAGCTCCCGGCGGTCCCCGGGGACGGTCCAGGGGGCGACTCGACGGCGGTGACCGACGGCGGGCCGGCGGCCGACGTGTCGGTCGCCGACGCCCGAGCGGAGCTGTTCGAGACGACGCTCCCGGCGGAGGTGCGACGTGTCGTCGACGACTCGCTACGACTCGTCGCGGCCGGCGAGTACGACGAGGCGGCCGACGTGCTCGCCGAGGAGTTCGGGAGCGTCTGCGAACGCGAGGAGCCCGAACTCGGCGACGGGTCACACACAGCCGCCTGCCATATCCCCCGCGCTGACCGGTAGTTTCTACCGAAATCTACGTTTGGTATACTTTGCCGGGGTTTCGTTATATTTATTGGAGATAGCCGAGGATGCCGTCCTATGGCACGAGATCTGGATCGACGAAGCTTCCTCAAATCGGCGGGTGCCGCCGCAGCAACGACGACGATGACCGCGAGCGCGGGGTGTATCGGCGACCTCGTCGGTGGCGGCAGCGGTGGAACACTCGTCTACGGACGCGGTGCCGCATCCGAGACACTAGACCCGCAGGCGACGACCAGCGGCGAGGTCGCCAAGGTGACGAACCAGGTGTACGACGCGCTCATCGGCTTCGAGCCGGGCGGCTCCGCACTCGTCGAGTCGCTCGCGACCGACTTCGAGCTGAACGGGACGACCGCGACACTACAGCTCCGCGAGGACGCGACGTTCCACAACGGCGACGACTTCACGGCCGACGACTTCATCGCGACGTACCGCCGCTTCCTCGACGAGAACTACGAGTACTTCTTCGAGGAGGGCTCTATCTACGGACCCTACCTCCTCGGGTCGGTGAACGAGGTCACGGCACCGGACGACTACACCGTCGAGTTCGATATCTCGAAGCAGTACGCCCCGTTCCTCGCGAACCTCGCGGCGTTCGCGCTGGTCGTGCTGCCGAAGTCCGAGATCGAGGCCGGCACCGACTTCTCGTCGAACATGGTCGGCACGAGCGCGTTCGAGTTCGAGAGCCTCGACGAGGGCTCGGGGACGATCCGCCTCTCCGGCTACGGCGACTACTACGGTGACGGCCCCAACGTGGACGAGGTCGTCTTCGAGGTCGTCGGCGAGAACTCCACCCGTGGATCCTCGCTCAACGCAGGCGAACTCGACATCATCGACGGGCTCGACCCGCAGACCATCACGCAGGTCGAGGACGGGGAGGGTGAGATCCACCGCACTGCGGGGATGAACGTCGGCTATCTCGCGATGAACATCGCCGAGTTCGAGCCGTTCCAGGACAAGAAGGTCCGGAAGGCGATGAACTACGCCATCGACACCGAGGAGCTGGCCAGCAGCGTCTACGAGGGTATCGCGGTGCCCGCGAGCCAGCCCATTCCGGACTCCATCATGGGGTACAACGAGGAGCTCGACCCGTACCCGCACGACCCCGAGCAGGCACAGACGCTGCTCGAGGAGGCCGGCTACGGCGACGGCTTTGAGTTCGAGCTCGCGACGTTCCAGAACCCGCGGGCGTACAACCCGTCGCCGGTGCAGGCTGCCGAGACGGTCCGCTCGTACCTCGGCGAGGTCGGCATCACGGCGAACATCGAGCAGAAGACGTGGGAGACGTACCTCACCTACACCGGTGAGGGGAGCCACGACGCCTGCTTCCTCGGCTGGATGACCGACAACGGCGACCCGGACAACTTCTACTACGCCCTGCTCCACCCGCAGGTGGAGTCGAGCTCCGACCAGGACTACGTCGAGTGGGGCACCGAGGGGATGAACACGAGCAACCGTGCCGCCTGGGCGAACAACGAGTTCATGGGCCTCGTCGAGCAGGGACAGACGACCTACGACGAGGGCGAGCGCGAGTCGCTCTACCAGGAGGCCGGCTCCGTCTTCCACGAGGAGTGCCCCTGGGTCCCGCTGGTCCACACCGAGGAGGTCCGTGCGACCGGCACGAACGTCTCGAACTACGTCGTCGAGCTCATCGGTGGGCCGTTCCTGAACCAGGTCGAGCTCGAGTAACTGCCTCCGCCATCTCTCCCTGATGATATCAAAGCGATACGTAATCAAGCGATTGCTGTTGCTGGTCCCGGTGCTGTTCGGAGTCGCGACGCTCGTCTTCTCCATCCTGCACCTCTCGCCCGGCAA harbors:
- a CDS encoding ABC transporter substrate-binding protein is translated as MARDLDRRSFLKSAGAAAATTTMTASAGCIGDLVGGGSGGTLVYGRGAASETLDPQATTSGEVAKVTNQVYDALIGFEPGGSALVESLATDFELNGTTATLQLREDATFHNGDDFTADDFIATYRRFLDENYEYFFEEGSIYGPYLLGSVNEVTAPDDYTVEFDISKQYAPFLANLAAFALVVLPKSEIEAGTDFSSNMVGTSAFEFESLDEGSGTIRLSGYGDYYGDGPNVDEVVFEVVGENSTRGSSLNAGELDIIDGLDPQTITQVEDGEGEIHRTAGMNVGYLAMNIAEFEPFQDKKVRKAMNYAIDTEELASSVYEGIAVPASQPIPDSIMGYNEELDPYPHDPEQAQTLLEEAGYGDGFEFELATFQNPRAYNPSPVQAAETVRSYLGEVGITANIEQKTWETYLTYTGEGSHDACFLGWMTDNGDPDNFYYALLHPQVESSSDQDYVEWGTEGMNTSNRAAWANNEFMGLVEQGQTTYDEGERESLYQEAGSVFHEECPWVPLVHTEEVRATGTNVSNYVVELIGGPFLNQVELE